Proteins encoded in a region of the Balneolales bacterium ANBcel1 genome:
- a CDS encoding T9SS type A sorting domain-containing protein: protein MTSPAIYGQSFELIASDPGHISDGIALETTVSFTFSQPLNTHRMDPDNLGEVFVIYPENEITIHSHSFSDNNTTVSMEVTHSPDTDYVWIFHGPYSESGEVLSSLGQVNYTTMPSVSNVSVEGSLWFVNNPFNPYLSVDFAKALPGEVSKPGIRDLAARTGGGQTGSEITSAGVDLSHTIVLLVEDVDWLDEIYDVGPGGSTKNAGVADADGNYRIENVRPGLYYLCAIYLDISTYGMDIFGVGCYADEDDEPIAITVQDANLTDMDFPVQGFLMELLTPVEAGVAFELAVQRMSNMNPVARPLGLWGEEDYMFEGDSPPRSPSGLSPIWTTVFYDDATADIYIITTLEDYILHVEVESLYDFPEDERPDFDLSLVKSIPDNFVDGSAVAEVVMGNGLENILADLPYEMVFVTLDYDLNSFWFEHPELLDEDSNPFWFVDIDIFAMNHHDGDSHYASYWFLVDAVTGAFLGSSAGDYGPAVPVHFSDVHGMARDYVAGIDPSVELILVYGREDVYLPVPPQGSSSEWMLAFADLVNEESVVVLNTYGMEIDEVQIMRLEDIPEEDRPPMEIIRAVPADVICSAQALATAMQNGMSDQMANVPEGNRYSVVQYRLSRFYFEFPDLLDESTNPFWNIRFIADVWDDHFTEPLYRARVDFFVDAVTGDFLASQAQTPSSAEEEDAVPVRLRLFQNYPNPFNPVTTVSWEMDAPSQVTLRVYDLLGRNVAVLADDRFSAGTHSAHFDAGSLPSGVYIYRLESGSQILTRKMMLVK, encoded by the coding sequence ATGACCTCCCCGGCCATCTATGGCCAGTCTTTTGAATTGATTGCCAGTGACCCTGGCCACATTAGCGACGGTATCGCGCTCGAAACCACCGTTTCGTTTACCTTCAGCCAGCCGCTGAACACCCACCGGATGGACCCCGATAATCTTGGCGAGGTATTTGTCATCTATCCAGAGAATGAAATCACCATTCACAGTCATTCGTTTTCAGATAACAATACCACGGTGAGCATGGAAGTGACCCACTCACCCGATACCGACTATGTCTGGATATTTCATGGCCCCTATTCCGAAAGTGGCGAGGTTTTGAGCAGTTTGGGACAAGTCAATTATACTACCATGCCCTCCGTTTCGAACGTCTCCGTAGAAGGAAGTCTCTGGTTTGTCAACAATCCGTTCAACCCCTATCTGAGTGTTGATTTCGCCAAAGCGTTGCCCGGCGAGGTATCAAAACCGGGTATCCGCGATCTGGCCGCCCGGACGGGTGGCGGACAGACCGGCAGTGAGATAACATCTGCAGGTGTGGATCTGTCACACACCATAGTTCTTCTGGTGGAAGATGTCGATTGGCTCGATGAGATTTACGACGTTGGGCCCGGCGGATCGACAAAAAATGCCGGCGTAGCGGATGCCGATGGGAATTACCGGATTGAGAATGTGCGTCCGGGCTTATACTATCTGTGCGCCATCTACTTGGATATCAGCACATACGGTATGGATATTTTTGGCGTTGGATGCTATGCTGATGAAGATGACGAGCCGATCGCAATCACCGTACAGGACGCAAACCTGACGGATATGGACTTTCCGGTTCAGGGATTCCTCATGGAACTGCTTACTCCCGTGGAAGCCGGTGTTGCTTTCGAACTGGCAGTTCAGAGGATGTCGAATATGAATCCCGTAGCCCGTCCGCTCGGTCTCTGGGGTGAAGAGGACTATATGTTCGAAGGGGATTCCCCGCCGCGCTCACCCAGCGGACTGAGTCCGATCTGGACGACCGTTTTTTATGACGACGCAACCGCCGACATTTACATCATCACGACCCTGGAGGACTATATTCTGCATGTCGAAGTGGAGTCGCTATATGATTTTCCGGAAGATGAACGTCCCGATTTCGATCTGTCGCTCGTGAAATCCATCCCCGATAATTTCGTTGACGGGAGTGCTGTCGCTGAAGTGGTGATGGGTAACGGACTGGAGAATATACTCGCGGACCTGCCGTACGAAATGGTGTTCGTCACTTTGGATTATGACCTGAACAGCTTCTGGTTCGAACACCCTGAGCTTTTGGATGAAGATTCCAACCCGTTCTGGTTTGTCGATATCGATATTTTTGCCATGAATCACCATGACGGTGACAGTCACTATGCCTCGTACTGGTTTCTTGTGGATGCGGTAACCGGAGCATTTCTCGGCTCGTCTGCAGGTGATTACGGGCCTGCGGTTCCCGTTCATTTTAGTGATGTGCACGGGATGGCCCGGGATTATGTGGCCGGAATCGATCCTTCAGTCGAACTGATACTTGTCTACGGGCGGGAGGATGTTTATTTGCCGGTCCCCCCGCAGGGCTCCAGTTCGGAGTGGATGCTTGCCTTTGCGGATCTTGTCAACGAGGAAAGCGTTGTTGTTCTCAATACGTATGGTATGGAAATTGATGAAGTTCAAATTATGAGGCTTGAGGATATCCCGGAAGAGGACAGGCCACCGATGGAAATAATCCGGGCTGTGCCTGCGGATGTTATCTGTAGCGCCCAGGCGCTCGCGACAGCGATGCAGAACGGTATGAGCGATCAGATGGCCAATGTTCCCGAAGGAAACCGGTATTCCGTGGTTCAGTACCGGCTGAGCAGATTCTACTTTGAGTTTCCCGACTTGCTGGACGAATCGACCAACCCGTTCTGGAATATCAGGTTTATTGCCGATGTCTGGGATGATCATTTTACAGAACCTTTGTACAGGGCCAGGGTGGACTTTTTTGTGGATGCGGTAACAGGCGACTTCCTGGCCAGCCAGGCGCAAACACCCAGCAGCGCCGAAGAGGAAGATGCGGTGCCGGTGCGTTTGAGGCTCTTCCAGAACTATCCCAACCCATTCAATCCGGTTACCACCGTATCATGGGAAATGGACGCGCCGTCACAGGTCACTTTGCGTGTTTATGATCTGCTGGGCCGTAACGTAGCCGTTCTTGCCGATGACCGGTTTTCCGCAGGAACCCATTCCGCGCATTTTGACGCGGGCTCACTCCCCAGCGGAGTGTATATCTACCGGCTGGAATCAGGATCGCAAATCCTCACCCGAAAAATGATGCTGGTAAAATAA
- a CDS encoding TIGR01212 family radical SAM protein (This family includes YhcC from E. coli K-12, an uncharacterized radical SAM protein.) produces MKPEKPYSDYHSYLKRHLGAVTYKVSVDGGFTCPNIDGTVALGGCAYCNNRSFVPKYLDRSTSIRDQISQGVASQRERYGAERFLAYFQAYSNTHDSVDRLEERYQAALAHPAIDGLVIGTRADCLPGPVVSLLESLARDYYMAVEIGIESVYDETLHRINRGHDFATIREAFERLSGRGIHLGAHLILGFPWESRRQWLDTAGILAGLPMEYLKIHHLQVVKGTALAQEYASKPFTVFSFGEWVDLICDFLELLPPRIAIARLCGSAPPNLLIAPRWGRRKHPEVISAVMTEMTRKKKVQGARLL; encoded by the coding sequence ATGAAGCCGGAAAAACCCTACAGCGATTACCACAGCTATCTGAAACGTCATCTGGGCGCAGTCACCTACAAGGTCTCGGTAGATGGCGGTTTTACCTGTCCGAATATCGACGGAACCGTGGCGCTGGGCGGATGTGCCTATTGCAACAACCGGAGTTTTGTGCCGAAATACCTGGATCGCTCCACATCCATCCGTGACCAGATCAGCCAGGGAGTGGCATCGCAGCGGGAACGCTATGGCGCCGAGCGGTTTCTCGCCTATTTTCAGGCCTACTCCAACACCCATGATTCCGTGGATCGGCTGGAGGAACGCTACCAAGCCGCCCTTGCTCATCCCGCCATCGACGGACTTGTAATCGGCACACGCGCCGACTGTCTGCCCGGACCGGTGGTCAGCCTGCTTGAATCCCTTGCCCGCGATTATTATATGGCCGTTGAAATCGGTATCGAATCGGTCTATGACGAGACGCTGCACCGGATCAACCGGGGGCATGATTTCGCAACTATCCGGGAGGCTTTCGAACGGCTTTCGGGACGCGGAATTCACCTGGGCGCCCATCTCATCCTGGGGTTTCCGTGGGAGTCGCGCCGCCAGTGGCTGGACACGGCCGGTATCCTGGCCGGGCTGCCGATGGAGTATCTCAAAATTCATCATCTCCAGGTGGTCAAAGGGACCGCACTGGCACAGGAGTATGCGTCCAAACCCTTTACCGTCTTTTCCTTTGGGGAATGGGTGGATCTGATCTGCGATTTTCTGGAACTGCTGCCACCCCGCATCGCTATCGCCCGGCTCTGCGGGAGCGCTCCGCCGAACCTGCTCATCGCCCCTCGGTGGGGACGCCGGAAACATCCGGAAGTGATCAGCGCGGTAATGACGGAAATGACTCGCAAAAAGAAGGTACAGGGCGCCCGCCTTTTATAG
- a CDS encoding thioredoxin family protein, whose product MAKVITREHIEQAMSYARFRDLVNSLLIERKTTGPNQSGELVQYTRLNNQRMDRMDKTTIIDPELLEALKAIRENQIWLGIVEAWCGDVPHAIPALAKMAVSAPKVSMRLLLRDEHPEVIDAYLTNGGRAIPKVIALNRDTLEELWTWGPRPEPAQKLFLDLKEKGEPYPAIAEELQKWNNKDKTRTLQKEILERVRSV is encoded by the coding sequence ATGGCGAAAGTGATTACCAGAGAGCATATTGAACAGGCCATGTCGTACGCCAGGTTCCGTGACCTTGTCAACAGCCTGCTTATCGAGCGGAAAACCACCGGCCCCAATCAGTCCGGGGAGCTGGTTCAGTACACCCGGCTGAACAACCAGCGCATGGACCGTATGGATAAAACGACCATCATCGATCCGGAGCTGCTGGAAGCGTTGAAGGCCATCAGGGAGAACCAAATCTGGCTTGGTATTGTCGAGGCGTGGTGCGGGGATGTACCTCATGCCATACCGGCACTGGCCAAAATGGCGGTTTCGGCGCCGAAAGTCAGTATGCGCCTGTTGCTGCGCGATGAACATCCCGAGGTGATCGACGCTTATCTCACGAACGGCGGCAGAGCCATCCCCAAAGTGATCGCCTTGAACAGGGATACCCTTGAGGAGCTCTGGACCTGGGGGCCCCGGCCCGAACCGGCCCAGAAACTGTTTCTGGATTTGAAGGAAAAAGGGGAGCCGTATCCGGCCATCGCCGAAGAGCTGCAAAAATGGAACAACAAGGACAAAACCCGTACACTGCAGAAGGAAATTCTGGAGCGGGTTCGCTCCGTCTGA
- a CDS encoding TonB-dependent receptor plug domain-containing protein → MMLLPMLLVQPTDRAFAVQDANPVPTPLLAAFPEPGNGHSPSDTLFFELEEIEIRATRDTETQASAPFSVSVTSRTVEQQTLEPGLSFDRIATEIPGLWVNDRQNYALGERVSIRGMGWRTAFGVRGIFVMMDDIPLTVPDGQTVMDIVDPSMVRQLEVLRGPSSSFWGNASGGALLLSTEPASYDPSLNVRFLTGAHGTYSTQAGATFRRGARGFHVNASYLKREGYRDHSRHEAFRMTSHMDWNLTPQTRLNVSGAFVEAPDSRHPGSLSQEQLDEDRRQAFAFFENASAGKSWRQGQLGATLRHESGFGQWRGTVYGTARSLHNPLPWADIEVDRLMTGTRLSLTNDSRFFSWSIGADAALQSDDRRNYDYQSGSFDRGERVIDQQETVVNTALFARAATGWGRITISTGLRLDAVRFETDDRRTEFPEDQSGSRSFTALSPSIGAALQTRPGLIYLNFGTSFETPTTTELVNRPDMTGGFNPDLDPERARGAEAGLRGGWPSARIRYEIALFRMDVRDQLISFRTEEGGDRDFYRNAGSTRHIGMEAALRWQPLYLFELSANYNWSDFTFRESVDTGQVTFTRGNRLPGIPEHRLMVRLDSSPGDLRVSLSMELLGRYYVNNDNTATNPGYEVFHLRLGHSGVALGHGLSVMPFLKVENLAGTRYNSSVSINANAGRYYEPAPGRALFAGFRLSL, encoded by the coding sequence ATGATGCTTTTGCCGATGTTGCTTGTCCAGCCAACGGATCGGGCATTTGCCGTGCAGGATGCGAACCCTGTCCCCACCCCGCTGCTCGCCGCATTCCCGGAGCCGGGCAATGGTCATTCCCCGAGCGATACACTTTTCTTCGAACTCGAAGAGATTGAGATCCGGGCAACACGGGATACCGAAACCCAGGCAAGCGCACCGTTTTCGGTGAGCGTTACCTCCAGAACGGTCGAACAGCAGACACTGGAACCGGGACTCAGCTTCGACCGCATCGCCACAGAGATTCCCGGCCTCTGGGTCAATGACCGCCAGAATTATGCGCTGGGTGAACGGGTCTCCATTCGGGGCATGGGCTGGCGAACCGCCTTCGGGGTCCGTGGAATTTTTGTTATGATGGATGATATCCCGCTCACCGTGCCAGACGGGCAGACGGTTATGGATATCGTGGATCCCTCCATGGTACGCCAGCTCGAGGTGCTGCGCGGACCCAGTTCCTCCTTCTGGGGAAATGCCAGCGGTGGAGCATTGCTGCTCTCGACAGAGCCGGCAAGCTACGATCCGTCACTTAATGTTCGTTTTCTCACCGGAGCGCACGGTACCTACAGCACGCAGGCCGGAGCAACGTTTCGGCGCGGAGCAAGAGGGTTCCATGTCAATGCATCCTACCTGAAACGTGAAGGCTACCGCGACCACAGCAGGCATGAGGCGTTCCGGATGACCAGCCACATGGACTGGAACCTCACCCCGCAAACCCGGCTTAATGTGAGCGGTGCATTTGTAGAAGCTCCGGATTCCCGCCATCCGGGTTCGCTTTCGCAGGAACAGCTGGATGAGGACAGGCGGCAGGCTTTTGCGTTTTTTGAGAACGCCTCGGCAGGAAAATCCTGGCGCCAGGGCCAGCTGGGCGCCACCCTCCGGCATGAATCGGGATTCGGCCAATGGCGGGGTACCGTGTACGGAACCGCCAGGAGCCTCCACAACCCGTTGCCCTGGGCCGATATCGAAGTCGACCGGCTGATGACCGGAACCCGGCTTTCCCTGACCAATGACAGCCGTTTCTTTTCATGGAGCATTGGCGCCGATGCGGCCCTGCAGTCGGATGACCGCAGAAACTACGATTATCAGTCCGGTTCGTTTGACCGCGGAGAAAGAGTGATTGACCAGCAGGAGACGGTGGTTAACACCGCCCTGTTCGCCCGTGCGGCCACCGGCTGGGGACGGATTACGATTTCCACCGGTCTCCGTCTGGACGCCGTCCGGTTTGAAACCGACGACAGACGTACGGAATTCCCCGAGGACCAGTCGGGCAGCCGCTCCTTCACCGCTCTGAGTCCGAGTATCGGCGCGGCATTGCAGACCCGTCCCGGTCTCATTTATCTGAATTTCGGCACCTCCTTTGAAACCCCCACCACCACCGAGCTGGTGAACCGGCCCGACATGACCGGCGGTTTTAATCCCGACCTGGATCCCGAACGGGCGCGTGGCGCGGAAGCCGGCCTGCGCGGCGGATGGCCGTCCGCCCGTATTCGTTATGAAATCGCCCTGTTCCGGATGGATGTCCGCGATCAGCTCATCAGCTTCCGAACCGAGGAGGGGGGCGACCGCGATTTCTACCGAAACGCGGGATCAACCCGGCACATCGGAATGGAAGCGGCACTGCGCTGGCAACCGCTGTACTTGTTTGAGTTGTCGGCCAACTACAATTGGAGCGATTTCACCTTCCGTGAATCGGTGGATACCGGACAGGTTACGTTTACCAGAGGCAATCGCCTGCCCGGGATTCCGGAACACCGTCTGATGGTACGCCTCGATTCCAGTCCCGGCGACCTGCGCGTAAGCCTCTCCATGGAACTGCTCGGCCGCTACTATGTGAATAACGACAATACCGCAACCAACCCCGGTTACGAAGTATTCCATCTGCGTCTGGGTCACAGCGGTGTAGCCCTGGGCCATGGTCTTTCCGTGATGCCATTTCTCAAAGTCGAAAACCTGGCGGGCACCAGGTACAACAGCTCGGTGAGTATCAACGCCAATGCCGGCCGTTATTACGAACCGGCGCCCGGACGTGCCCTGTTTGCCGGTTTCCGTCTAAGCCTTTAG
- a CDS encoding PA0069 family radical SAM protein yields MSEWNQTGESIRGRGTASNPAGRFTRLEVEPDPENSDGISPKTRFYQDDAASVIATNDSPDVPFEASLNPYRGCEHGCVYCYARPFHEYLDMSPGLDFETRIMVKKDAAAKLRKQLQSPAWKPRTVSVSGVTDPYQPVERKLGITRRCLEVLSEFRNPFTIITKNHLVTRDIDLIGGMAELGAARVMVSLTSLDPGLVSIMEPRTSRPARRLETIRELSRAGITVGAMFGPLIPALTDEELPRLVEQAAEAGASFGSYIMLRLPGAVGPLFEDWLEKHYPQRKQKIISRLKALRGGALSDHRFGYRMKGEGAFAEQIRQSFQISCRRYGLKDSGPPLTNRHFRRVPTQGELELY; encoded by the coding sequence ATGTCTGAATGGAATCAAACCGGTGAGTCGATCCGTGGGCGGGGCACCGCAAGCAACCCGGCCGGCCGGTTTACGCGCCTCGAGGTGGAGCCCGATCCTGAAAACAGTGACGGAATTTCACCCAAAACCCGTTTCTATCAAGATGATGCGGCGAGTGTCATCGCCACCAACGACAGCCCGGATGTTCCGTTCGAAGCCAGTTTGAACCCCTACCGGGGATGTGAGCACGGATGTGTCTATTGCTATGCGAGGCCGTTTCATGAGTACCTGGACATGTCTCCCGGCCTCGATTTCGAAACCCGCATCATGGTCAAGAAAGATGCTGCGGCAAAACTGCGAAAGCAGCTTCAGTCCCCTGCATGGAAACCGCGCACCGTATCGGTGAGCGGGGTGACCGACCCCTACCAGCCGGTGGAACGAAAGCTCGGGATAACGCGCCGCTGCCTGGAAGTGCTTTCGGAATTTCGCAATCCATTCACCATCATCACAAAAAACCATCTGGTGACCCGCGATATCGATCTGATAGGCGGGATGGCGGAGCTAGGCGCGGCCCGGGTGATGGTCAGTTTGACATCGCTGGATCCCGGCCTGGTGAGCATTATGGAGCCCCGGACCAGCAGGCCCGCCCGCAGGCTTGAGACAATCCGGGAATTGTCCCGGGCCGGAATAACGGTCGGAGCGATGTTCGGGCCGCTCATTCCCGCGCTTACCGACGAGGAGCTGCCCAGGCTGGTGGAGCAGGCGGCAGAGGCGGGCGCCTCTTTCGGAAGCTACATCATGCTTCGCCTTCCGGGCGCTGTCGGACCGCTGTTCGAGGATTGGCTGGAAAAGCACTATCCCCAACGCAAACAAAAGATCATCAGCCGGTTGAAGGCGCTTCGCGGCGGGGCGCTGAGCGACCATCGGTTTGGTTATCGGATGAAGGGGGAAGGGGCTTTTGCCGAGCAGATTCGCCAGTCCTTTCAGATTTCATGCCGCAGATACGGACTCAAGGATTCCGGTCCGCCGCTCACAAATCGCCATTTCAGACGCGTTCCCACCCAGGGTGAACTTGAGTTGTACTGA
- a CDS encoding aspartate aminotransferase family protein gives MSTGRSTESDAFYRHVAQTSDGPLGLEIARAEGPWLITRSGRKVLDFISGIAVSSLGHGHPEVVKAVQLQAERHMHVMVYGEFIQHPQSAFAGRLASRLPHSLDRIYFVNSGTEANEAALKLAKKHTGRHRFVAFENGYHGDTQGSLSVTGRDVYRTPYEPLLPEVQFCRFNDPAVLEHITEEVAAVIMEPIQGEGGIIPSDPAWLRSVRERCSETGTLLVFDEIQSGFGRTGKLFAFEHYGVVPDILTMAKAMGGGMPLGGLASSTEIFQAFMYDPPLNHVTTFGGHPVSCAAADAALQVLLRDGLMDRAALIEACAKDILRGPGISEVRGKGAMLGLQLENADLTQKTVETCLDRHHILLGWTLHSNTLIRLAPPLIIDESLLTESLTVIRDTIAHLCS, from the coding sequence ATGAGCACCGGCCGATCCACCGAAAGCGATGCGTTTTACCGCCATGTGGCCCAGACAAGCGACGGGCCGTTAGGGCTCGAAATTGCACGCGCGGAGGGCCCCTGGCTGATTACACGCAGCGGGAGGAAGGTGCTGGACTTTATCTCCGGAATTGCCGTGAGCTCGCTGGGCCACGGCCACCCGGAAGTGGTGAAAGCCGTGCAGCTTCAGGCCGAACGCCACATGCACGTGATGGTGTACGGCGAATTTATCCAGCATCCGCAATCCGCCTTTGCAGGCCGTCTGGCTTCCAGGCTGCCGCACTCCCTGGATCGCATCTATTTCGTGAATTCCGGAACAGAGGCGAACGAAGCCGCACTTAAGCTGGCAAAAAAACATACCGGAAGACACCGGTTTGTCGCATTTGAGAACGGATATCACGGCGATACCCAGGGATCGCTCAGTGTAACCGGCCGGGATGTCTATCGTACGCCTTATGAACCGCTGCTTCCGGAGGTGCAGTTCTGCCGGTTCAACGACCCCGCGGTATTGGAGCACATCACAGAAGAGGTCGCCGCCGTCATCATGGAGCCGATACAGGGCGAAGGGGGCATCATCCCTTCGGATCCCGCCTGGCTCAGATCTGTCCGCGAGCGCTGCAGCGAAACAGGCACCCTGCTTGTTTTCGATGAGATTCAATCCGGATTCGGACGTACCGGAAAGCTGTTCGCATTCGAACACTATGGCGTGGTTCCGGATATTCTGACCATGGCCAAGGCCATGGGAGGAGGGATGCCGCTTGGCGGACTGGCATCATCCACCGAAATTTTCCAGGCGTTCATGTACGATCCCCCGCTGAATCATGTCACCACCTTCGGCGGCCATCCAGTGTCCTGCGCCGCAGCCGACGCCGCTCTTCAGGTACTGCTGCGTGACGGCCTAATGGATCGCGCCGCACTGATCGAAGCCTGTGCCAAAGATATTCTGAGAGGACCCGGGATCTCCGAAGTGCGCGGCAAGGGAGCCATGCTCGGCCTCCAGCTTGAGAATGCGGATCTCACCCAAAAAACCGTTGAAACCTGCCTTGACCGGCATCATATTCTCCTGGGATGGACCCTTCATTCCAACACCCTTATCCGCCTCGCACCCCCGCTCATCATCGATGAGTCGCTCCTCACCGAAAGCCTGACCGTCATCAGGGATACGATCGCACATCTGTGCAGCTAA
- a CDS encoding DUF4097 family beta strand repeat-containing protein, translating to MKGRGWFIIAIIALALVIHYSPGFDFQRMVLANGTSGVHANDKPVWHSETVQWEPGMALEAKTSGGSITVEAHSSDDIIVDVYVYRKGAYLEEGKSAPVDFSITQERNRVVVKAETRRTDRWLSWGSSTSVSYRILVPHETELVAQTSGGAVSAKGITQNVSLITSGGSVHAEHIVGDLLARTSGGPITVLHTDGRVTARTSGGGIRMSDVEGSVSARTSGGSIRLTDLSGTISAQTSGGGIHAEILQLEGGLDLATSGGSITAILPNNQGLDIKASGSQVRNRLDDLTGSMQRGSVDGKVKGGGIPVKLRTSGGSVTLEYRSDITELSPRSD from the coding sequence ATGAAAGGACGAGGCTGGTTTATAATCGCGATAATCGCACTGGCGCTGGTGATCCACTATTCTCCCGGATTTGATTTTCAGCGAATGGTTCTGGCAAACGGCACTTCCGGAGTGCACGCAAACGACAAACCGGTATGGCATTCCGAAACGGTTCAATGGGAGCCGGGAATGGCCCTGGAGGCCAAAACTTCCGGCGGATCCATTACGGTCGAAGCTCACAGCAGTGACGACATTATAGTCGACGTATATGTCTACAGGAAAGGCGCTTACCTGGAAGAAGGAAAGTCGGCGCCGGTAGATTTCAGTATTACGCAAGAGCGTAACCGCGTTGTCGTCAAAGCCGAAACAAGACGCACCGACAGGTGGCTCTCCTGGGGGTCATCAACCTCCGTGTCATATCGGATTCTGGTGCCGCATGAGACCGAACTTGTAGCCCAGACCAGCGGCGGCGCTGTAAGCGCAAAAGGAATCACTCAGAATGTCTCCCTGATAACCAGTGGCGGATCCGTTCATGCCGAACATATCGTCGGTGATCTGCTGGCCCGCACGTCAGGCGGCCCCATTACCGTACTCCATACCGACGGCCGGGTCACTGCCCGAACCAGTGGCGGTGGCATCCGAATGAGCGATGTCGAGGGTTCCGTGTCTGCCCGAACCAGCGGCGGATCCATCCGTTTAACTGATCTTTCGGGAACCATCAGCGCCCAGACCAGCGGCGGCGGCATCCATGCCGAGATCCTGCAACTTGAGGGGGGGCTCGACCTGGCCACCTCCGGAGGCTCCATCACCGCCATCCTTCCCAACAACCAGGGACTGGATATCAAGGCAAGCGGATCCCAGGTACGAAACCGGCTGGATGACCTGACCGGCTCCATGCAGCGCGGTTCGGTGGACGGGAAGGTGAAAGGCGGCGGAATTCCCGTCAAACTGCGCACCTCCGGGGGATCCGTAACCCTTGAATACAGGAGCGATATCACCGAACTGAGCCCTCGCTCCGATTAG
- a CDS encoding anhydro-N-acetylmuramic acid kinase has product MQKLQQIARKEERTVLGLMSGTSMDGLDIALCRFTGSGAETSFVLDHFVSIPYDEETRQPLLALANAPCPDPEQLCIWNTYLAHVHADMVNEALQQWGRKSAEVDLLASHGQTIHHAPRHKHRRDGMPNATFQIGDGDHLAHRTGIITISDFRQRDTARGNEGAPLAAFGDYLLFRPATMTRILLNIGGIANFTLLRPEEHRMPPFATDTGPGNTLIDAATSHYFEGLAYDKDGGLAAYGRPDPNLLSLLKAHPYFERNAPKTTGFEMFHMDWVHECMEAAGFDRPAEDLLATLTRFTAGTISTGIRKVLHEGEKAEVFVSGGGIHNRVLMEQLTDDLSPLPVRTTKEIGMDEDAKEAVLFAALANELICGEDPRLHFGKISLTDH; this is encoded by the coding sequence TTGCAAAAACTGCAACAAATAGCCAGAAAGGAAGAGCGAACGGTGCTGGGACTGATGTCCGGTACCTCCATGGACGGACTCGATATTGCCTTGTGCCGGTTTACCGGTTCCGGGGCGGAAACTTCGTTTGTGCTGGACCACTTCGTTTCCATCCCCTACGATGAGGAAACCCGCCAGCCGTTGCTGGCCCTTGCAAACGCGCCGTGCCCGGACCCGGAACAACTCTGCATATGGAACACGTACCTGGCTCATGTTCATGCGGATATGGTGAATGAGGCCCTGCAGCAGTGGGGCCGGAAATCCGCTGAGGTGGATCTGCTTGCCAGCCACGGCCAAACCATCCATCACGCCCCGCGACACAAACACCGCAGGGATGGAATGCCCAACGCGACATTCCAGATCGGAGACGGCGATCACCTGGCGCACCGCACGGGTATTATTACCATCAGCGATTTTCGCCAGCGGGATACCGCCAGAGGCAACGAGGGAGCGCCACTGGCAGCCTTTGGCGATTATCTGCTGTTTCGCCCGGCCACCATGACCCGCATCCTGCTTAATATCGGGGGTATTGCAAATTTCACCTTGCTGCGACCGGAAGAACATCGCATGCCACCATTCGCCACCGATACCGGTCCGGGAAACACCCTGATCGACGCGGCAACATCACACTATTTCGAAGGGCTTGCCTACGACAAGGATGGCGGACTTGCCGCATACGGCCGCCCTGACCCGAACCTGCTCTCGTTACTGAAAGCCCACCCGTATTTTGAAAGAAACGCACCAAAAACGACCGGATTCGAAATGTTTCACATGGACTGGGTGCACGAATGCATGGAGGCCGCCGGGTTTGACCGCCCTGCCGAGGATCTGCTGGCAACACTGACCCGCTTTACTGCCGGGACCATCTCCACAGGGATTCGCAAGGTGTTGCACGAGGGCGAAAAGGCGGAAGTATTTGTCAGCGGCGGTGGAATACACAATCGCGTTCTTATGGAACAGCTGACGGACGACCTCTCTCCGCTGCCGGTGCGCACCACAAAAGAAATCGGGATGGACGAGGATGCGAAGGAAGCGGTGCTTTTCGCAGCTCTGGCCAATGAACTGATTTGCGGAGAGGATCCACGACTTCATTTCGGTAAAATTTCTCTTACGGATCATTGA